The window GGCGCGGTTGCCGATCCCGAGTTTGCAGTGAATTCGTCCACGGTTATATCCAGTTTCCTTCTGTCACCTATGAGTTGGATACCGTTGTACGGGTACGAGCCGGCGCTGCGGTCTATGTACAGCAGGCCCGGGACATCCGCGACTCCTACTACACCGGGCAGATCGACACCCCAAGTATAGGCTACGCCCGCGAGATTCCAGTTACCGCTCAATTCCCACATGTATTCGCCATCCCACACATGGCCATATATCCCTGAGGCTTCTCTTCCGTATGGATCAGTGTGGTTTACTGAGTTGTTGTGGCAGTAGGCGTACCAGTTCATTCCGTCGGCGTAGCCGATGGGGTCGGTTTGGAGGAATCGGCCGATGGTGGGGTTGTAGTAGCGGGCGCGGTAGTAGTAGAGGCCGGTTTCGGGGTCGAAGCGTCGGCCGGTGAAGGCGAAGGGGTTGGGGTGGCCCGGGTCGGCGGCGCCCGGCTGGCCGTAGACGTCGTATTCGTAGACCTGGACCGTCTCGCCGTCGGCGTCGCTCAGCGCCACCACCGAGCCGAGCGTGTCGTAATGGTAGTAGTACGTCCCGGCGTAACTGCCCGCCGCCTCGATCATGCAGATCGGCTCGTCGATGGACGGGCCGTGGACGAACTTGCGCAGCAGCGTATCGTCCCCATCGTACTCGGCGATGCAGTGGTCGCCATCATACAGATACTTCGTCACCACGCCATCGACGTCTTTTCTGATCCGCCGGCCCAGGGGGTCGTAGGTATAGGTGATCTGGTCCCAGTCGGTCGTCGAGGCGCCCCCGGCCCCCGGCGTCCACTGGAGGTAGTCCACCCACCCCCGGTCGGAGCCGGCGGGGTCCCAGCCATCCCGGCTATACTGCCACATCAGCGAGTGCGTTCCGGCCCCGCTGACGGTGTACGACTTCTGCTGCCAGCCCACCTCCCCGCTGATCCGGTCCTGGCGGACGCCGTCGAGATAGACCTCCAGCCAGTGGTAGTTCTCCAGCGACGAGACCTTCCAGTAGAACGTCACCGTTCCGGGCCCCTCGAGGCGCACCTCCATCTGGGACTTCTGGTTCGCGCTGATCGAGCCGCTGCGGGTCGAGCTGTCGCCGTAATAGATGTGGTAGAGCGGCCAGTCGCACATGTTCCAGACGGTCCCGATGGTATAGACGTTCAAATCGGTGTCCAGCCCCTCCTGCAACTGGGTCGAATTGTACAGCGTCTGCGGCTGCCAGCGGACGTGGTCCACCCACGCGCAGTCGCTGCCGGCCGAGCCGGAGCCGTCCTTGGTGTACTGCCAACGCAGCGTGTGCCGGCCCAGCCCGCTGACCGACAACGGCCCGCATTCCGACCAGTCCATACTGCCCGACCGGCTGAACACCACCTGCCCGTCGACCCAGAACGTAAACGTATCGCCCGCCGCCGCGGAGAGCTTGTAGTCGAAGGTGATCGTGCCGGGCCCGTCGACGGTCGTTTCCATCCAGGTGATCTGGTTGTGGCCGATGGGACCGCTCTGGGCGGCGTCGAAGTCGTAGCTATACTCGGCGTTCTGGGCGAACCACTGGGCATCGCCGCCGGTGGTGAAGGACAGATCGCAATCGGTGGCGGCTGCCAGCGAGTCGATGTTCCGCACGCGGACCAGGCGATTCTCGGCGTCGTAAGCGTACTCGTACCGGCCATCGTAGGTCATATTGCCGTTGTCGTCGTAGGCGTACTCCACACCGCCGACCTGCGTGTACTGGTTCAGGGCGTTGGGGGTGTAGTTGACCGTTCCGGCGTCATCGACCACCGAGGTGCGGTTGCCCACCTCATCGTACTCGAACGTGGTGTCGGTGGCGAGGTAGTCGAAGTCCTCTGGATAATCGACGTCGGTGACTTGGTAGATGTTGTCGTAATCGTAGACGTGAATCTTCGTACCACTGCTGTCGGTAACGGACATGCTCATGCGATTGCCGACGTCGTCGTAGCTGTAGGCATACTTTAGCTGACCGGTATCGGTCACATTATTGACGTCCAGCAGCCGGCTGGCGACGTCGTAGGTGTAGTCGATCCCCGCGCCGTTGGCGTAATCCAGGCCCGTCCGGCGGGACCGGGCGTCGTAACTGTATTCGGCCAGAGCCACGTCGGCGGCGTTGCGGACGGCGGTCAGGCGGTTGAGGGCGTCGTACTGGTACGTGATATAGCTGGCGTCGGGGTAGGTCAGTCGCGTCCGGTTGCCGGAGGCATCGTACTGGTAGCCGACGGACTTGTTGCCGGGGTACACGACCCGGGCAAGCCGGCCCACGTGGTCATAGGTATAGGCGATGGTGCCCGTGTCGTCGGTGATCTGGACGACCCGGCCCAGGCGGTCGTAGGCGTAACTGATCGTGTTGGACGGATTGACGGGGTTGCCCGGATCGTCCACGTCCTTGGCCTCGACGCGGCCCCAGTCGTCGTAGGAAATCTCGATCTCCTGGCCGCTGCGCGTGGTCTTGGTCGTCAGACGGCGGAACCAGTCGTAGTCCAGCATCTCGAAGGTGTCGTCCTCGAACGTGGTCTTCTTGAGCTTCATCGCGCCGTTGTACTCGTAATGCGTCTCGTTGCCCTTGGCGTCGGCGACCTTCCGGAGGCTGCCGTCGTCGTTGTAGGTCTTGGTGATCGCGTCGTTGCCCTCGGCGTCGATCACCTTCCAGACCCTGCCGTCCGGGTAGTACCGCGTCTCGGTCACGTTGCCCTCGGCGTCGGTCACCTTCCACGGCCGGCCCAGGGCGTCGTAGCTGTACTGCGTATAGTTGACCTGGAGCTCCGAGGCCGTGGCATTCTCCGGGTACGGCCCGCGAACGGTGGCCTTCTGGCCCCTGTTATTATACGTGATCGACTGCAAATATTCAACCTCTCCCGACCCGCCTCCCCCGGAGGCGCCATAGGTCCCCTGGCGAATCTGGTCGATCTCACTGGCCGTCAGAACGTCGTTGAAAACCACCAGTTCGTCGAACAGGCCGTAGAAATTCCGGCTGGAGTACTTGTGGTAACCGATTTGCAGGTTGTATGACGACATCGTGCTCTGTCGCGTGGAGAGATTATAGGAGGCAACACTCTGAGCGCTTGCGTCATAGACACGCACAGTCACGGCGCCATTCGCCCCATCTTCCTGGTAGGTGACCCCGATGTGGTACCAGCGATTGCGATAGATCGTCTCGCTGGATGGGAGGTAGTACTTGTAGTTTCCTATCGACACACAGATTCTCCCGCTGCCATCGCCGCTGGGCTCGTATACCCCGATCAGGAGCCCATCCGTACCGTACCCAGTATTCTTGCCGTAGAGACCGGCGCCCACCGCCTGAGTAGAGCCGGAAGTCATGTTGAACCAGAGGCATACGCTGATTTTCTTGTTCGTATCGGTGCTCTTAAATGGGTAGTCTGCGCTGAGCGAGGCGTCGGTGATGTAAAACCGCCCGCTGGCGAGATTCGCGCTGGCGCTGCCTTCCCGGTAGTTGCTCGTGTCGGCGGCAGGAGAGCCCGACTGAGTCAGGGTATTCGAGCCGATGCTGTCGGCGGTCAGCGCCCCGTTCTCGAAGCGCCACAGCGCCGCACAATTCGGATCGCTGCTGAAGTCGTTGCCCGATCCACCGCCGCCTCCGCCGGCACCACCGGGAAGGACTTGCTTGACGTGCTTGAGTTTGCCGTCGGCGTAGTATTCGTAGACCGTTTCGTAGTTGAATGGAGAGGGGGCGATGGTCTTTCGGACCAGACCTGAGTCAAAGTACTCGGTCTGTGCCGTGTTGCCGCGCGGGTCCGTGGCGGAGACGACCCGGCCGACGTTGTCGTAGGTGTACTCGGTCGTCAGTTCCAGGCCGTTGTCGTCGACGACGACCTTCTTGAGGCCGGCGCCCTGGGCAGGGGTGTAGTATTCATAGGACGTGACCATTCCATTGGGATCGGTCTGTGTGTGAATCCGTCCGTCGCTGTAGTAGCTCAACTGCACGATCCGCGATTCGGTGCCGTTGGGCGTCTGGACGTCGGGATAGACGATCCGCATGAGGTTGCCCACGTTCGGGTCGCTGGGATAGTTCGGATCGAAGTCGTATTCGTACCGGGTCTCCAACCCTACGATGTTGGTCGTCTTCTCGACTTTGACGAACCAGCGTCCAGTAACCGGGTCTTCGACGTCGTGGTAATCACTCGATACCGTGATGTCGTTGACGTCTGAGCCCGGTATCGCCACGCTCTTGACGCCTGTGACGTTATGATTCGCGTCGTAGTCGAGTTGAGTGGACATGCCGGTGGCGGCCAGCACGCTGGTCGTCCTCAACTGTCCATCGTACGCCCGCGTCGTTTCGCGGCCCATCTGGTCCTTGGTGATGACCTTCTTGGTCTCCGGGTTGGCCCAGCGGATGGTGGAGAAGCGTTTGAGGACATCGTTGGGATCGAGCTGGGCGGGCTCGACCACCTCGGTTCGGTACGTGGCGAGGTAGTAGTCCCAGGCACAGTCGTTGGCGTCGATCTGCTGTTTCATCCGATCCAGCGAGTCGTAGACCACCGTCAGGACGGGGTTTTCCAGGTTCGGATCGATCGGAGAATAGATCTTTTCCATCAGGCCGTCTTTGCCGGAAACGTACCCATAGGTTACATCGTTGCCGTCGATGCTGGTGAAGGTGGTCAACTGGCCGATCTGGTCGTAGGTGTACGCGACGCTGCGGCCGGCCGAGTCACTGACGCTGGCGATCCGATCGCCCGTATAGGACAGGCCGATCGAGCGAACCACGGTGCCGCCGATCTTGTTGGCCACCTGGGTCAGCTTGCCGCCGGTGTAGGTGAAGTTGACTTCGTTGCCGTGGGCGTCGCTCCACTGCGAGATGCGGCCTTCGCCGTCGAAGTCGTTGAAGACGCCGCTGCTGTTCTTGAGCCGGAACGTGCCGTCCTGCTGGACGACCAGCTTCAGAGATGCTCCGGGCGGCGGGTTGTACGTGCCGTTCGGGTCTCGCACGAACGTCGTGGTGCCGCTGCCCTGCTTGATGACGACCACCTCGTCGACCATCTGGTCCATCACCCACGACTGGCACAGGGAGGCGGTGGTGCTTGTGAAGCTCCAGACCGAGGAATCAAGCACGCCGGAGGTGACGAAGAGACTGACGATATGGGCCGCCGCATCGACGGGCGAACTCGTGCCCAGGAACTGGAGGCTGTCGGTCCTGACCAGGGCCCGCATATCCAGGCTGTGAGTCCAGCCCAAGCCCAGAGGACCGTCCTCAAACCGTCGGCGGGAGCTGTACTGACGCCCGAACGACAGGCCGAAGGGATAGCCCCCACCGCCGATGCTCAGATCGGTGTTGCCGAAGCCATAGGCCCCATCGCCGCCTCGGCCGGTCTCTGCCCCATAGCAGTTCTTGAAGACGCCTTCCGGACTCAGCGGATCGTCGCTGGCCGCCGCGCCACCGCCGGCGACGCCGCCGATCCGATAGGCGACCGCCAGACAGTTGGCGTCAAGCAGCAGGGCCTGGAACCCGTTGCCCGTCCAGTCGTCAACCGACAGGTCGCCTTTCTCCGGCAGGTGCACCGTGAAGCCGGCGTTGACATAACCGACGACCTGGTCTTTGACGGCCTGGCTGTAGTTGTGCAGCGCCGGCTCGACAATGCTGCTCCAGGTGGCGCTCGTCGCGGTGTAGATCTTGCCGTAGGTGGCTTCGGCATTGGCCATTTCGAAGAGCTTGACCGTCGAGACCGCGTTGCAGTCCTGGAACTGGCGGATCACCTGGTGCTCGTACGCGTTGGCGTGGCCGGCCACCGCGAGGAAGACGCCCTGATCCCCTCTGAAGAGGGTTGTCTTGGCGGTGATCCCAAGGGAGCCCAGAGGTATATCGAAGTATGGAGCGCCGCCGGATTCCGTCTGTCCGGTAACACCCACGAGGTGGTGATTGACCACCGTCGAGCGGGTGATCTCGGCGGTCATCGACCGCATCCGGCTGACCTGGGCCAGCCAGGTCAGACCGATCAGGGCATACGATTCGCCCAGAACCTGCTCGGAACTGTCAGAGTGGCCATCGTAGCGAAGCTCCTCCAGCAGGTCCCTGTGTTTCTTGAGGATCGCCGTGCCGGTATCGGCCCAGCCGTTGACGATGTGATAGAAGCCCCCGGAGACCACCGTGATGGTCGTGGCCTCGTTGAAACTGGTGCCGTTGTAGGGATGGTTCACCGTGAACGTCAGATTGTACGCCTGCCCCGGCGTGGTGGAATTGCCCGTCGCCTTGACCGTGCCGTCGAGGACGAGTTGCGGCTGATTGGAGCCGTTGTACTGAAGCGTCAGACGGCGCCCATAGATATCGGAGGAGAAGAACGTCCTGTCAATGCCGGCGTGCTGGATGCGAAGTGTCGTCCGGTACATATCCGGAATCCCGGCGAAACCGAACTCGTCATCCTCGGATACCACCACGTACGGCGGGGACGACGGAGGCAACGCCGACTCTTCGACCGGCTCGATGCTCGTGCCCCCGATGACACCCTTCAAGTCGGCGCCGCCGGCGTAGCTCTTGATGCTCTCAATCAAGCGGGCGCTGTACGTCTTCATATCCTCAGCGATGTTCCCCGCATTGACGTTTTCGATATAGCCAGTTCCATAGGCCATGTACTCATCGGCACGCGTCAGGAAGGCGGATTCCTGGTAATATCCCATTGCCACATTCACTTGGAGAAGCTCCTGTGGGGGGATCACGGAGGTATGGCTCTTGAAGCTTGGATCGAATCGATAGGTCGTGCTGTCGATGGTGACCTTGACCCAGACGTGCTCGAGGTTCACTCGGTCGATCGTGCCGTCGCCGGCATCCAACACCGTACCGTAGAGGCCCGAACGCGCCAACACCTTCTCGGCCACGGTGACGTCGTTTGGAATGCTGAGCCAGCTCATGGCCTCGGCGGCCGAGAGGCGGATCTCACCGACCACGAACTTGGGATTAGTGATCGTGTACTCCGTCCCATGCTCAGCCGCTTCCTCGAGCAGGGCGATCATCAGGGACGCCTGATCGAACGCATTGCCGCTGCGGTCCATCCACGTCATGTACGGACCCTTGACCTGGCCCCACATCGGCGTGAACCGGATGTGATCGTGTACGAACTTGTACATCAGGCCCGGATCGTACTTCAGGCTGCGAGCCAGTTCGACGATCTCCGCATCGGTTGCATCGAGTCCGCCACTGCTCGTACCGCTCATGCCGCTGCGGAACGCACTCGGCGTGGCGGGTGTATCGAGAAGTGGGGCCCGAAGCCCGGGCAGCACCGTCTGGCCGACCGCCTGCATCTGGGCGGCCAGAAGAATGCCGACAAAGAGCAGCAGCCAGATGCCCCAGTTCCTGCCGATCCGAGTCTTCGAATCCGTACGGGTGGTTCTTGCAGCCTCGACGTCCCGTCCCTGCTTCCTCATGGTTCCTTTCCCTTCCTTTGCTGTGAGTCCATGTCTGCGCGCACCATCTGCGCATTAAGATCTTGCCATCGACTGCCTCGTCTTGTCACCTTGGCGAGTTGCCACATCGCCCGGCGATTGGTCCCGCTGCTTGCAGCGGTCACAGCGCATACCTTCAGCGCACACCACCACTGCAACGATCACCGCAGGTCAGTCTTCGCGTTGCCGCAAAACGGCCCGTCGCCTCAGTCTCGATCCGACCGCACCGTGGTATCGACCCATCGGGAACAGTTCCACCACTCGTCGAACTTGCCAAGGGAACAGATTCCGCCTCGCTCTGTAGCGCTTGCTTCCTTCTCCCGTTCTCTCCTGTTTGTCTCCGCGCTCGGCCCTGCTGCAATCCGCCGCGTTCCACTTCTTCCGCGGCCCAACCGGACCGTCACGCGCTCGCTCCTCTGCTGTGGGCGCCTCCCCACGTTTACGCCGTGAGCCACAACAGTCGTATGTCACTTACTTATATCGTCGTCGCTCTATCCGTCAACCGGAAAATTCTACGTTTCCGTGATTTCTCTTGCGATGCAGGTCACACGGCCGTCCCTTGCCGCAAATGGACAACGTCCGAACGTGACATTCGAGATTTGCATTGGATCATGATTCACAACTGGCTTGTTAGATCTTCGCGGAGTCGTGGCGCTGGTGATGAGATTCTCAGACGTCGCGAACATCTGTCTTGCCGGACCTGCCCCAGTGATTTCGCTTGCGATAGCGTCCCTGTAACCGTGATCCATACAACACGTGGCACAATCTTGGCCTTGCAGCCGGATTCAGCTTGCTGTGTACGCGCGTGCCTTGTTAGAATGGTCGCATCGATCAGACGGGGCAGAAGTTATGGTGAGGATGCTTTACGTACTGAGTGTTGTGGCGTGGCTCGCCGCCGCCGCGACATTGGGCCGTTGCCTGCTCGACCGGCCGTGGCGCGACCTGGCCGACGACGAGGTCGCGGCCCATTCGGCCGTGGAACGATTCAAGAGTGCATCAGGCGGCGGCTCTCAAGACAATCGTGAATGGATCAGCCCGCTCGTTCAACAGGCTCGGATCTTTGCCGAGTATCTCAATCCACCATCACCGTCGGAACGGAATCGCCCATCGGTCCCTCGCGGAAACGCAGGCGTCGCAGACATAGCGCCCAGAAGCACGCCCGCCGGCGTATCCCCGAAGTTCGAGCTGCACGGGATCAGCTATCATCGCACCAGGCCGTCGGAATCCATGGCGCTGGTATGGGACGCGGTAGAAGGCCATCGCTGGGTCAGACGGGGATCTCAGTTGGGACATGTTGTGATCGAAGAGATTTGCGGAGATGCTATCTCATACGCCAGTGGAAGCGGCATCCAGAGGGTGGCGCTCGATCCTGGCCAGGCGACGACCATTATGGCGACTGCCGCCACGAGTGACTCCCAGTTGCCCGCCTCGGATGAGCCGCGTTCCGTGGTGCAAAGGTGGGTCCCCGTGCGCGGCCTGCGCCAGATGCCGGTCGAGCGCGTGGCTGCAAAACTTGGATTCACGCTGCAGGATGGCGGCACAGAGATGCACTGAACGAGAGGCGAGATGGTGATGCGGAGAAGAGCGGCCCTGGGACGCAGACACGCCGGCGGTGGAACCAGTGAGCCGGCCTGTGGGACCGTTTTGACTTACTGAGACAACAGAGATATGTACACGACCAGCAGCTATCAGGGAGGATAGCCATCTTGTTGCTCTTGCCGAGACTCCAAAAACGATTCGGGCAGGCTCTCCTTGCGGCAATCGTCTTGTGCGGCTGCCGCAGCGTGGAGGACCAGAGAGCCCCCGAGGCATTGCCGCAGAAGACCGTTGCCCTGCAGAGGGTGTCCGCCGAACGGGCGAGGGCTATCCTGTCGGAACTGGGCCTCGGGGTCGTTTCTGCCGCGGTCGATGCCAACAGCCTCACCGTCAGCGGCCTGCCCACGGAACTGGAGAAGGCCGCTGTCGTTCTCGATCTCGTCGATACTGACGACGACTACGTCGTGCAGAACCTTGCCCCCGCCTCGGCGGCGAGGGCCCTTCCGTCCAACGACCAGATTGCCCGAGCTATCGGAGATTTGGCGATCGGCACGTTCTCGGCGCCGCCCGAATCCGGTCGGGCCCGAGGGATCATCGACGTCCAGGGTGAGACCCTCGTCGCGATCGTTCCTGCGCATCTGTGGCCGGATGTTCTCGCCGTCGCAAAGTTCGGAACTGAAACGACCAGACTCCGAAAAGACCCCGACGGCCAGCGAGATCGGCGCGAAGGGATCGATCGTCTCGAACCGGACGACCACCCGCTCGTCCTTGCCACAGACCAGCGCGATCTTCCCGAGCCACCACCGACGGCGCCTCATGTCCACACACTGGAGCAATCGAAGGTCGTCCCTCGACGGCCCGAATCGGGAGGTACCCAGGCAGACACCAGCGACCCGACAGCGCCTTCCCTTGAGTCACATGCACGCCAGGAGATCGCCTTGCCTGCGGGGCCCTCGACAGACCTCGCCGGCGACTCCGAACTCCAACTTGATCCAAACGACTGGGGCAGCCGGGAAGATCGGGCCTACAGAGGCGTCTTCAGACCGGTGACGAAGTCGAACGGGCCGCCGCCGGCTCCTCAGGGCCCGGCTGCCATCTCGTTTCCCGACGGAGACGACGTCATCGAGCTGTCCCTGCCCGAGAAGATCAACCTGATTCAGTTGATCGAGCTCATGGCCGAGTATCTTCGTCTGGATTGCCTGTACGAGGCCGACAAGATCGGCAATCAGGTCGTTACGCTGAAGCTCCACAGCAAGATCAAGAGCGAGATCACGGTGCGGGATCTGTATTCCATCCTGGAAACGGCGTTGAGGTTCCGGGGCCTGGTCATGGTCCGCCACGAAGGGAATCTCGTTACCATCGTCCCTGCGGCCGAGGTTCTGAATGTCGATCCTCAATTGGTGGACCCCGACAGCGGGGTCCTGCAGCCCGGAGACATGGTCGTCACGCGGGTGTTCCAGTTGCAGCACGCGGGGGTCGCCGGTGTGGCCACCCTGCTGCAGAACATGAAGCTCGGCGTGGCAATCTCCGCCATCGAAGAGACCCAGACACTCTTTGTCACCTGCTACGCCCGCCGCATGGCGCGCATCGAGCAACTGGTGCATATGGTGGACCGGCCCGGCAGCGCCAGGGAATTCCGCTTCCGGCAGATGAAGCACACCCTTGCCCCGTTCATCGCACAGAAGGTCCTGACGCTGGCAGAGGAGCTTCAGGGCATCCCGATTGCCGTGGCACAGGAGGCCTCCGCACCTGCAAGGCCGCCAGGTCGAACGAGAAACACGGCCGAGCCGGCCGCCCGCGAGAAGGCCGTCTATCTGGATACGGACGATCGGACCAATCGTATTTTGATGATCGGCTATGAAGAGCAGCTTGAAACGGTCGAAGGGCTGATCGATATGCTTGACATCCCGTCGCCGGATCGACCGGTCCTCAGGCAGTACACGATCCGCCACCTGGAGGCAGGCCAGGTTGTTGAGAAATTAAACGCCCTGGACATTGCCGGCGCACCGGACCGGCCCGGCAGCCCTCCCAAGGGCGGCAGAGCCTCAAGTCCCGAAACGGTGGACGCCAAACCGCAGATCGTCCTGCTGGAGGCAACCAACTCCCTGCTGATCCATGCCACGGGACAACAGCACCAGCAGATCGCGACCGTTATCGGGTACGTCGATGTGGCGCCGCAGGAAACCAGGACACTCAAGACGTATCACATGCGACATGCCGATGCCGATGAAGTCGTACGGAAGTTGCAGGAACTCAAATTCATTGGCCAGTCGGCCTCTCCAGGCGGCCTGTCTGGCAGGACTGCTTCGGCGGGGCAGCCGGCTCCGGCAGGCGCAACGGAGGGCGCCCGAGTTCCCGACCTTCAGGTCGTTGTTCTCGATGCCACCAACTCACTGCTCGTCTATGCCACGGATCCACAACACGAACTGTTGCAGGCATTCATACCATACATCGATGTCGAGGTCTGCAGAGAGAGAATCCCCTACGAGATCTATTTCCTGGAGAACCAGGATCCGGAGCGCATGGCCGAGGTCCTCGGCAGGCTCGTCCAGGAGACTGTTGTCGACACAGAGGGAAAGGTCGAACAGGTTCTCAGGAAGACCGAAGACAAGGTGACCATCATTCCCGATACCGGGACCTTCTCGCTGATCGTCTATGCCAGCAGAAAGAACCAGGAGTGGGTAGCGGACCTGGTCGGACAGCTTGACAAGCGAAGACCCCAGGTCCTCATCGATGTGACGCTGGTGGAGATCACCAAGACGGAGGCCTTCACATACGACCTCAACCTGATCCAGAGTCTCCCCGACCTGACCGCCACATCGGGCCTGACCGGCGCCATCGGCGGCGGTGTCAGCTCCTCGGACATCATGGACAAATTGTCGACCAGTGGCCGCAGCCAGTTCGCCGACTATCAGTCGAGAGGTGGAGATTTCACCGGCTTCTACGGCGACAAACACATCAACCTCCTGCTCGAGGCCATGCAGTCCAAGAACTATGGACGAGTGCTCGCCAAACCCAAGATCCTTGTCAACGACAATCAGCCGGGGATGATCAAGACCACCGACACGACCTATGTGACCAAGCGTTCCTCCATTCCCATCAGTTCCGGCGGCGCCGGCATGGATGCGACACTGATCGAGACCGCCGTGGACTACCAGTCCTATGAGGCGGGCATCACCCTCAATATCACGCCGCACATCAGCCAGGGTGAGCTGCTGCGATTGGACATCGAGCTGATCCGGTCGGATTTCCGCGAGACCGAGGACGACGAGAAGCCGCCGGACACCACGGCCAGCGAGCTTACGACCACCGTCTTCGTCCCCGACGGCAGTACCATTATCCTGGGTGGACTGCTCAAGATGAATCAGAACAAGGGGGGAGCCAAGGTGCCGATACTGGGAGATATCCCCCTCATCGGCGGGCTGTTCCGCAGCGTCAACAACAAGGACACGCAAAACAAGCTGTACGTCTTCGTAAAGGCCGAGATCATCCGACCCGGAAGCACCCTCGCCCAGACGATGAAGGAACTGAACGCCATTTCGGACAGGAACCGCGAGGCCTTCGAAGAGCACGAGCGAGAATTCCAGTCCTACCAGAACTGGCCTGGTGTCAAACCGAAGCCGGTCGAGCCGCCACGCGTTCTTGAGGCACGGTAGACAAGGGAGAGGATCGTGACCAAGCGGATAACCGCAGCAATGCTCTACGACGCCATCCGGTGTCCCCACCGGGTCACCCTCGACCTGTTTGGAGCCCCTGCCGACCGCGATCAGATCACCGCGTTTGTCCAGTTGCTTTGGGATCGCGGCTACGCCTACGAGCAGGAGATCATCCGGGGCCTGAATGTCCCATTTGCCAACCTCTCTTCCCTGTCGGGCGATGAGAAGGAGGCCGCCACCTTGGATGCCATCAACCGAGGTGACGCCCTGGTCTATAGCGGCAGGATTACTGCGATGGACCTCGTGGGTGAACCCGATCTGCTGCGAAGGGAAGGTCTTGGCTATGTCGCCGGCGACATCAAGAGCGGCGCCGGCCTGGAAGGCGCCAACGAGGACAGCGATGGCAGACCCAAGAAGCACTATGCGGTCCAACTCGCGCTTTATACGGAGATACTCGAAGGGATCGGGGTCTCCGCAGGGAGAACACCGTTCGTCTGGGATATACACGCGGATGAGGTCAGGTATGACCTGGACAGCCCCCAGGGACAGCGTAAGCCCGAGAGCCTTTGGGACTCTTACCAGAAGATCCTTGATCTGGTGCGAGCCATCGTCTCGGGAAGGCACCATACGCTGCCCGCTCTCATGTCCGACTGCAAGCTCTGTCACTGGCGGACGCTCTGCAAGAAGCATGTGCGTGAGGCAGGCGATCTGACCTTGATCCCCGAACTGGGCCGGGCCACGCGCGACGCCATGGTCTCAACGATACCCACGATCGACGACCTGGCCAGAGCCGACATCGGCACATGGACCAAAGGCAAGAAGACGGTCTTTCCAGGAATTGGCCCCGACAGCCTCCGCAAGTTCCAGACTCGCGCCAGACTCCTGACCCATCCCGACGCGAAGCCATATGTTGTTCACCCGGTTGACCTGCCACCTGCCAACACCGAACTGTTCTTCGATATCGAGACAGATCCGATGCGCAACATATGTTACCTGCATGGTTTCGTGGAACGCAAGAACAGCGGTGATCCGGCGGAGCGATACCACAGCTTTCTGGCCACAAGTCCAACTCCCGAAGAGGAAGAGCGAGCCTTTGCCGAGGCTTGGGCATACATCAGATCTCGCCGGCCATGCACGATCTACTACTACTCCAAGTACGAGAGAACATGGTGGCGACAACTACAGCAGAGACATCCAGCCGTAGCCACCCAACAGGACA of the Anaerobaca lacustris genome contains:
- a CDS encoding secretin N-terminal domain-containing protein; amino-acid sequence: MEDQRAPEALPQKTVALQRVSAERARAILSELGLGVVSAAVDANSLTVSGLPTELEKAAVVLDLVDTDDDYVVQNLAPASAARALPSNDQIARAIGDLAIGTFSAPPESGRARGIIDVQGETLVAIVPAHLWPDVLAVAKFGTETTRLRKDPDGQRDRREGIDRLEPDDHPLVLATDQRDLPEPPPTAPHVHTLEQSKVVPRRPESGGTQADTSDPTAPSLESHARQEIALPAGPSTDLAGDSELQLDPNDWGSREDRAYRGVFRPVTKSNGPPPAPQGPAAISFPDGDDVIELSLPEKINLIQLIELMAEYLRLDCLYEADKIGNQVVTLKLHSKIKSEITVRDLYSILETALRFRGLVMVRHEGNLVTIVPAAEVLNVDPQLVDPDSGVLQPGDMVVTRVFQLQHAGVAGVATLLQNMKLGVAISAIEETQTLFVTCYARRMARIEQLVHMVDRPGSAREFRFRQMKHTLAPFIAQKVLTLAEELQGIPIAVAQEASAPARPPGRTRNTAEPAAREKAVYLDTDDRTNRILMIGYEEQLETVEGLIDMLDIPSPDRPVLRQYTIRHLEAGQVVEKLNALDIAGAPDRPGSPPKGGRASSPETVDAKPQIVLLEATNSLLIHATGQQHQQIATVIGYVDVAPQETRTLKTYHMRHADADEVVRKLQELKFIGQSASPGGLSGRTASAGQPAPAGATEGARVPDLQVVVLDATNSLLVYATDPQHELLQAFIPYIDVEVCRERIPYEIYFLENQDPERMAEVLGRLVQETVVDTEGKVEQVLRKTEDKVTIIPDTGTFSLIVYASRKNQEWVADLVGQLDKRRPQVLIDVTLVEITKTEAFTYDLNLIQSLPDLTATSGLTGAIGGGVSSSDIMDKLSTSGRSQFADYQSRGGDFTGFYGDKHINLLLEAMQSKNYGRVLAKPKILVNDNQPGMIKTTDTTYVTKRSSIPISSGGAGMDATLIETAVDYQSYEAGITLNITPHISQGELLRLDIELIRSDFRETEDDEKPPDTTASELTTTVFVPDGSTIILGGLLKMNQNKGGAKVPILGDIPLIGGLFRSVNNKDTQNKLYVFVKAEIIRPGSTLAQTMKELNAISDRNREAFEEHEREFQSYQNWPGVKPKPVEPPRVLEAR
- a CDS encoding TM0106 family RecB-like putative nuclease; the protein is MTKRITAAMLYDAIRCPHRVTLDLFGAPADRDQITAFVQLLWDRGYAYEQEIIRGLNVPFANLSSLSGDEKEAATLDAINRGDALVYSGRITAMDLVGEPDLLRREGLGYVAGDIKSGAGLEGANEDSDGRPKKHYAVQLALYTEILEGIGVSAGRTPFVWDIHADEVRYDLDSPQGQRKPESLWDSYQKILDLVRAIVSGRHHTLPALMSDCKLCHWRTLCKKHVREAGDLTLIPELGRATRDAMVSTIPTIDDLARADIGTWTKGKKTVFPGIGPDSLRKFQTRARLLTHPDAKPYVVHPVDLPPANTELFFDIETDPMRNICYLHGFVERKNSGDPAERYHSFLATSPTPEEEERAFAEAWAYIRSRRPCTIYYYSKYERTWWRQLQQRHPAVATQQDIEAIFDRSVSVDLYFDLQGCIEWPTNDYSVKTLATYLGFTWRDQEPSGAASIEWYHRWVESGDPAIRQRILDYNEDDCLAMRVLLDGVRALTAG